CGTTCGGTGCCTTGCCGTGCCAGGCGTGGGTGTCCTCCATGAACGAGACGCCCTTGCCCTTGACCGTGTGCGCAATGATCACGCCGGGCTTCCCCGCTTCGGCCTCGCAGGCCGCAAAGGCGTCGAGCAGCGCCTCGACCGAGTGGCCGTCCACCTGCACGGCGTTCCATCCGAACGCTTCGAACTTTGCCGCCAGAGGCTCGAGGTCCATCACGGTGCGCACGTGCCCGTCGAGCTGGACCTTGTTGTAGTCGACGACCGCCGTCAGGCGACCGACGCCGAACTTGCCGGCTGCCATCGCGGCCTCCCAGACCTGGCCGGCCTGCAGCTCGCCGTCACCGAGCAGGCAGTACGTACGGTAGTTGTTCTTCGAATCGAGACGCTCGGCCAGCGCCATTCCCACGGCGACCGACAGGCCCTGGCCAAGGGAGCCGGTGGCGGCCTCGATGTACGGCAGCCGCACGTGATCCGGGTGTCCCTGCAGGCGACTGTCGATGCGCCGCAGCGTCTTCAACTCTTCGCGCGCGATGCAGCCGGCCTTGGCCAGCGCCGCATAGAGCACGGGAACGGCGTGTCCCTTCGACATCACGAATCGGTCCCGCGAGGGGTCGTCCGGCCTTCCCACCTGGTAGCGCAGGATGCGGAAATACAGGCACGCGACGATTTCGGCGGCCGACAGCGATCCGCCCGGATGCCCGGATCCGGCTGCGTGGATCATGCGCAGCGACTCGATGCGAAGCTCGCGCGCGATCTCCCTCAACTGCTCGACGGAAGTCACAGAAGGCCGGAAACTGCCCTTCCCGACACAGGGTGTCAACAAAGCGCTGTTGCCATCGCAGCAAAGGCAGCCTGCTGCGACCGGTTGCGCAAGAGCGCTGCGTGCTGTGCACGTGATCGCGTGCGTCGTGTCCGGTGCGCTTCGCTCGCTTGCGAGCAAAGCGCCAGTCAGGGACGGCCGCTCCAGTGCGTGTGGCTGCGTGCGCGCTCCGGGTCGGCCAGCACGTTGACGAACTTCACTTCGGGTGCGGCCCTGCGGATTTCGACGGCGGACAGGCCGCAGTTGTCGGTGCGGATGCGGCGATACTGCGCAAGCGGCGCGCCCAGGAAATGGCACAGCATCGTGCGGATGATGTCGCCGTGGGTCACGAACAGCACGCACTCGCCGGGGCGCGCCGTCGCAACGCTTTCGAGTCCGCGCTGCTGCACGATGTGCGCGGTCTCCCCTCCCGGCGTTTCGTTGGCCACGGGATCTTCGCAGAAGGCGAGATAGCGCGGATCGAGCGAGACTTCTTCGTACGTCTTTCCCTGCCAGCACCCGAAGCGCACTTCGACGAGCCGTTCGTCCGTCGTGACGTCCACCGCAAGGCGCGAAGCAACAATGACAGCCGACTCGGCCGCCCTGGCCAGAGGGCTGGTGACGATGCGGTGGATCGGCCATCCCGCGAGAAGGCTTGCGGCCTGCGCGCACTGCTGCCGGCCCTCGTCGCTCAGCGGGACGTCGAGGTCACCCATGATCCGCCGCCGGCGATTCCATTCGGTCTCGCCGTGACGCATCAGCAGGATCGTCGGGGGCGTGCCCTCAGGCGGCATTGCGTCCGGCGCCCGCCGGCGACGCAGCACGCAGTCCGCAGAACTCCTCGTAGTCGATCAGCTCGTGGATGGTCGGCGCATCGCCGCACATCGGGCACTTCGGATCGCGCCGCAGCCTCAGCATCGTCACGTCCATGCTGAGCGTGTCCAGCTTGGCGATTTTCCCGATGAGGGGTTCGCCGATGCCGAGGATCAGCTTGATCGTCTCGAGTGCCTGCATGCAGCCGACGAGGCCCGGCAGCACGCCGAGCACTCCGGCTTCGGCGCAGCTCGGCGCCATTCCCGGCGGCGGCGGCTCGGGGAAAAGGCAGCGGTAGCAGGGGCCGGCGCCCGGCTTGAACACCGTGACCTGCCCTTCGAACTGGAAGATGCTTCCGTGCACGTTCGTCTTGCCGGTCATCACGCAGGCATCGTTGACGAGGTAGCGCGTCGGGAAATTGTCGCAGCCGTCGACGATGATGTCGTAGTCCTTGATGATCGACAGGATGTTGGCCGAGTCGAGGCGCGTGCGATGCTCGACGACGTTGACGTCCGGATTGAGCGCGTGGATCGTCTTCTTCGCCGACTCGACTTTCGGCATGCCGATGCGGTCGGTCGTGTGCAGGATCTGGCGCTGCAGGTTCGAAAGATCGACGACGTCGTCGTCGACGATGCCGAGGGTGCCTACTCCGGCAGCCGCAAGGTAGAACGCGACCGGCGAGCCGAGCCCGCCGGCGCCGAGGCACAGCACGCGCGAATTGAGCAGCTTGGCCTGGCCGGCTTCGCCGACCTCACCGAGCAGGAAGTGGCGGCTGTAGCGCGACACTTGCTCGCGCGTGAACGCGTGGTCCTGCACCCACGGGAATCCGCCGTTCTTCCACGAGCCGAAACCGCCGCCGAGGGAGCGCACGTTCGCGTATCCCATTTCCTTGAGGATCCGGCCGGCCAGCAGCGAGCGCACTCCGCTCTGGCAGTACGCGATGACCGGCGTCTGCTTGTCGGGCACGTGGCCCTCGACCTGCATCTCGAGGAACCCGCGCGGAACGCTGATCGCGCCCGAGAGGTGGCCGTCGCGGAACTCTTCCTTCTCGCGCACGTCGAGCACGACGGTGCCCGAGCGCGAGTCCATCGTGCGGCGCAACTCGTCGGCCGTCACTTCGGGAATCGATTTTCGCGCTTCGTCGAGAATCTGCTGGTAGCTCTTCGCCATCACCGTCTCTCCCTGGCAATCCATTATGCTAATCACGAATGGGGTCAGGCACCAGCCCAGGGGTCAGGCACCAGCGCGTGGGGTCAGGCACCAGCGCGCATCAACTGGCCGCCGGCGCCCGAATGATGCGCGCTGGTGCCTGACCCCAAGCTAACCCTGCTTCCCGTCGTACAGGTCGGCGCGGTACGCGAGCCACGCGGCGATCGCGCGGGCGTAGCCGGGATCGACCAGGGCCCGCGGCCAGCGGATCGCAGAGGCCGGCGGCGTGCGGCGCGACAGCGACAGGGGGTCGGCGCTGGCGCCGAAAAAGAATCGCAGCTTTTCCCTGTCCGCGCGGCCGAGGAGGCCTGCGCGCCACAGGTACCAGAAGATCACGGGTTGTCGGCGATCGCCTCGCCGGGCTCGGCGCGCTTGTAGTCGTCGAGCATCTGCTTCATCAGCGCGCCCTCGCCCTGGTCGCGCATGACACGCGAGCGGTTCATCAGCGCGGTCTTGTCCTCGATGAAGTCTTCGCGGGTGTAGCCGGCGACGCGCGGGTGCACCGAAGTGTCCATGCGGATCGCATCACACGGGCAGGCTTCGACGCACATGCCGCAGTAGATGCAGCGAAGCGTGTCGATCTCGTAGCGCAGCGGGAACTTCTCGACGGACTTGTCGGGGCTCTCTCCCGCTTCGATGTAGATGCAGCGCGCCGGGCACGCGGTGGCGCAAAGGAAGCACGCCGTGCAGCGCACCGCGCCGTCGTCCTTGAGAGTCAGGCGATGGCTGCCGCGGTAGCTGGGACCGTAGTCGAAATACTGCTCCGGGTACTGCAGCGTCACCGATGCGCTGGTGCCCCTGGCCACGCCGAACTGGTGCCCGATGTGAAGGAAAAGATTGCGCCAGAAACGCCCGCCCGTGACGAGCAGGCCGCGGATCACTTCCGGTACGAAGATCCGCTCTCGGAAGTTCAGGTCTTCGGGACGTCTCACGAGGCTGGCGACCTCAGGCGGCGGATTTCGCGGCGCGACCGATGCTCGGACGGCCGAGAAGCCGGCTTCTCCATGCAGCGACGTTTGCCAGCGAGGGGTCGATCTGGATTCCGACCTGCGGGAGCGTCAGCAGCGCCGGTGCGAACGCGACGTCGGCCAGCGAGAAGTCGGACGCGAGGTACTCGCGGCCGGCGAGCTCGCGTTCGAGCATCGCGAGCGTCTTCGTGATGGCGTCGCGGGCGGCGTGTACCCGGGCTTCGTCCTTGTCGGCGGCCTTGGCCTCGCGCTCGAGCGCCATCACCGGAAGCGTGAATGCGCGGTCGGCGAAATCGACGAGAAGGCGCACCCTGGCCCTCTCGCCCGAGTCCTCGGGCATCAGCTCGGGCTCGTGCGGGTACTCGTCGTTCAAGTACTCGTTGATGATCGACGACTCGTAGACGATCAGCGATTCGTCAACGAGCACGGGAACTTTGCCGAAAGGGTTTAGCCGGCGGAACTCTTCGCTGCGCTGCTGGCCCCGCGCCAGGTCAACCTGCACCGAGTCGAAGGAGAGCTCCTTCTCGGCCAGCACGATGCGGACTTTTCTGCCGAACGGACATCCTGGGTAGTCGTAAATCGTCATCTTTTGCGCCTGCGCAACCGGGAACTCATAGACGAAACCCCGTCCTCACGCAATGCGTCGTCCTTTCAGTGCTTGTGCTGCAGCGGCACTTCGAGAAGGACGCCGATCAGTTTGCGTACTTCGGGATCGGGGTGGGACTTGTACTGCTCTTCGAGGGTCCGGACGCAATCGGGGCAGCCCTGCATCTGGCCCATCACCGAAACGGCGGCCAGGGCAGCCTCGCCCTTCTGTTCCTTGAGGGTCTTGATCAGCGCGGCCGATGCAGCCGGACCGCCGATGGCGGCAAGGGCCGCCGCCGATGCCTTGGCCGATCCTGCCCCGGCCGCCAGGGAGTCGGCCAGGATCGCGACCGAGGCGTCCCCGCCGGTTTTTCCGAGGCCCTCGGCAGCCGCCGTCGCGGGCATGAGCGCCGAAGGATCGGCCAGGATCTCGCGCACCTTGGCGGCGGCAGCCGGATCGGTCGCCGCGCGCCGGCCGAGGGCCTCGGCCGCATAGGACCGCATCTCCGGCGACGTCGACTTGGAGAGCGTCAACAGGCGGTCGGTGGGCGGCGCCGCGTCACCGAACGCCTCGAGGCCCTGCAGCGCGACGGCACCCGTCGCGTCGTCGCGAGAAACGAGCTTGGCAAGCTCGGGTTTGATCGACGTGACTTTCGCTGCCGCAAGCGCATCGACGAGGGCGGCCTTCTGGTCGGCTGCCGCGTCACCGGCCAGCCAGGCGGCAACCGGTGCAACGGAGCGCTCGGAGAAATCCCTGGCGAGCGTCGGATAGTCGGTCAGGAACACCGCCGCATCCTCGCGGATCACCGGCAAACTGGACAGCAGGGCCGCTGACACGGCGTCGACCTGGCGGGTCCAGCGATCGCTGCCTTTCATGTCGACCGCCGCCAGGTAATCGGTGAGCACGCGCCTGGCCTCGGCGACGTCATCGCCGCGAAACATGTAACGCGCTCCTCCGGCGACCTGGTGGCGAGGCGTGTCGGGAAGATTGTCCTTCCAGTACGAGTGCTGCGGGAGAACGCGGATCGGTGCCAGGAACGAATCCTTCTCTCGCAGCGCGGGCTTGTCCTTCTCGTCGCTCCCGACCTCGTGCACCAGCATCATGTTGCGGGGCCTGGTCCCGTTCGGCCCCCAGACCAGGTCGGTGAACTGGCCCGGGAAGACCAGGATCTTGCCGTCGGCGAACGTGAGCGGCTTGCCCACCTCGACGACACCCACGCCCCAGGCCGTCTGGGCGTACCAGAACAGCGTCGGGCGCTCGGGGGCCACCGAGGCCGACGCCGGGGCCGAGCTCGCGGCAAGGAACAGGGAACAGGCGATGAGAGTGTTGCGCATGCGGTCTCCGTGAAAAGAAACGGGCGGAGGCCCCGAAGGACCTCCGCCCGTTTTCTATCGAACGAGCTGTCGCGGTTCCAGTCTCAGAGACCGGGGCAGCTGGCGCCACCGACGCAGAACCCGTCGCTGTTGCGATCGAAGAACAACGGGTTCGAGTACGCCAGCGCCAGCACGCCGTGCTCGTTGAGGTTCCACGGCGGCGGGCCGCCCATGTCGGTGAGGCCGGCCAGCGTATCGTTGCCGGCCTGGTCGAGGTCCTCGGGCTCCATCGGGAACAGCGGGTGCGAGACGCCGTCGGTTCCGCGCACGACCACGACAATCCAGCTGTCGGTCGTGACCGTCAGCGGAACCGATATGTCGGTCGTCTGCCGCGTCCCACCGCCGAATGAGGATGGGGTCACCGAGAAGTCGGTTCCCTTGTGCAGCGTGATCTGGGGCGCGACCGTGCACGACGACGGGTTGACGACGCCGAAGAACGTCCACTGCGACAGGCAGCTCGGAACCGTGTTCTGGTAGATGTCGATCGTGTCGTACTCGGCCCACGTCGGCGCTTCGACGTGGATGTTGACCTGGTCCCCGGCGCCGCTGGAGACGACGGTGCGAGGCTGGCCAACCGCGTGCGATGCGACCTGCGCCGCGCCGTTCTGCAGGCTCACCCTCATGAAGGGACCGTTGGAGCCGATCGCGCGCATCTTGTTGACGTTTTGCGCCAGCTCGTTCGCGTCGATCGAAGCCGGATCGTCCGTCGACGATGCGACGAAGGTGCGCGGTCCGCCCGCCTGCACCGAGAACGTGCTGTGCGAGTCGGAGTCGGCGGTGCCGGCCTTGTAGCGGCCCTGGTTCAGCAGGTTGAACCAGTCGCCGAAGTTCTCGCCGAGCAGCAGGCTCGTCTGGCCGCGGCCAGCCTCGATCCAAAGCTCCAGCGCGGTGTAGTTGTCGCTGTAGAGGTTGGTGCTCGTCGGATCCATGCGCAGGAACGCGCTCAGGTTGCCGGCCGGCATGCACGTGCCGCCCGGGCACGAAGTGGCTGCGGAGCAGGTTCCGCCGGGGCAGTCGCCAGGGCCGGTGCAGGTGTTCGAGTCGTTGCCTCCGCCGATGCAGATCGCGACGTGGCACGGCAGACCGAAGGCTCCTGGCGGCGATGCCGGGGCGCTGGAACCGCCGACGCAGCGGTAGACCTTGTTGCTGCTGACCGGCGGGTTCTGGTCGGTATCGATGCCGAGCATGTTGAAGTGCCCGAGCGTGCCGCTGTTGAAGTGATTGATCTGGATCACCTGCGCGCCGTCGGCGATGCCGGACGCGAAGATCTCACCCGGCTCGGAGTCGTATGCCCCGCCGGACGGGTAGCCCGGGCCGACGCCGAGGTGGGCGCTCCAGTCGGGCGCTCCGCCGGCAACCTGGCTCGCGTCCACGTTGATCGGCCACATGTTGAAGTGGCCGTAGTGGCTCGTCGTCGTCTCGACCGACGCCCTGTTGGCGATCTTGTTGCCGACGCCCATCGCGGTGATCGTCGGGCCGAGATCGTGGACGAAGTCGTGGTCGGTGTTGACGAAGAAGTCCACGCCTTCGGCGAGCATCGAGATGATGCGCCTCTGCACGCTGATCGTGCTGTCCGGGCTCTGGATCATGTGGACGTGCGTGTCGATGGACACGAAGCCCGACGTGTCGACCACGTGGTGTACCGTCGCGTTGACCGGCGTGACCGTGTCGCCCGTGACCGTGATCACCTGGTCGTACACGTCGTACTCGTAGCCGTGCGAGACGACGACGTGGTACGTGCCCGGCTCCAGGTTGAAGCTCGCCGAGCCGCTGGCATCGGCGAAGTGGTAGGCCGCCAGCCCGAAGATGTCGCCCTTCTCCTCGAAGTCGTAGCCGAAGTAGCGACCCGTGTACTTCTGGGTGAGCACCAGGTACTCGTCGTTCATCGGATCCGGGCTCGCCGGAACGCCGACCACCGAGATCTTGGCAGCCACCGGCTGCATGCTTCCGTCCAGCACGTTGACCGTCACGGTTCCGGTATTCGGAAGGACGATCGACAGCGCGGCAGTCTTCTTGGCCGCCAGCGTCACCGGGTTCTGCGTCGGCGTCGAGTGCAAGCCCTCATACGGCGCGCCCTTCTTGCGCACCAGGATCTGGTAGTCGCCCGGAGGCGCGACGAAGCGGTAGAAACCGTGCGAGTCGGTCAGCGTGCTCGAATAGATGTTGACGCAGCTTGCGAGCGTCGGGTCCTGGGCCATGCAGCCCGCCTTGTTGTTGATGTTCCCGTTGATCAGCGTCACGTGCGCCTCGGCCGCCGGGGACCCGTCGCTGAAATTGACGAATCCCTGCAGCGCGCCCTTGTCGCCGCCGAACAGCTCGGTCCTGGCTTTGGTGACGTCGCTGACGGTGGTGCCGACCGTGAACCAGCGGCGGTAGGTGTTCGAGCCGCCCGCGGCGATCTGGAACGGTCCTGCCGGCTTGGCGTTCATGTTCGCGAACAGCGTGTTGAACAGGTTCGTGCCGGCCCAGGCGTAGACTCCCGACGACGCGAATGCGCCGGTGTTGCCGACCGTGCGTGCCAAAACGTTGGAAGGCCCGAAGATCACGCCGTACGTGACGCCGTCGGCATCGAGGCGGCCCTGGAAGGCCAGGTAGTCGAGCGACTGGCCGGACGTGCCGTTGGATCCGTTGCGAATCTGCGTCTCGCCGTAGCCCTGGCCGGGGCCGAAGGGCTCGAGCTGGCCGCTCGGGTTGACGTAGTCGCCGACGATGTACTTGGCGGTCGTTGCGCCGTTGTTCGTCACCGTCGTCGCCATCTGGATCATGTTCGAGTACGGGTTGAGGATCAGGTTGGTCTTGATGTGGACCGGGATGTCCACGTCGTCGGCGTCGGACGGAACCGACAGCGGACCGGCGGCCAGGACGAGGATGTTCGGCTTGATGACGTCGAACAGGTCGTCGTCGCCGGACGAGGTCAGGATTGCCGCAGCGCCATTGGAACCGTCGTTGGTTACCGTGACCGTGTCGGTGCCCTGCGTGGACGAGATGTTGATCAGGGGCTGGATGCCCTG
The nucleotide sequence above comes from Candidatus Binatia bacterium. Encoded proteins:
- a CDS encoding NADH-quinone oxidoreductase subunit I yields the protein MRRPEDLNFRERIFVPEVIRGLLVTGGRFWRNLFLHIGHQFGVARGTSASVTLQYPEQYFDYGPSYRGSHRLTLKDDGAVRCTACFLCATACPARCIYIEAGESPDKSVEKFPLRYEIDTLRCIYCGMCVEACPCDAIRMDTSVHPRVAGYTREDFIEDKTALMNRSRVMRDQGEGALMKQMLDDYKRAEPGEAIADNP
- the moeB gene encoding molybdopterin-synthase adenylyltransferase MoeB, with translation MAKSYQQILDEARKSIPEVTADELRRTMDSRSGTVVLDVREKEEFRDGHLSGAISVPRGFLEMQVEGHVPDKQTPVIAYCQSGVRSLLAGRILKEMGYANVRSLGGGFGSWKNGGFPWVQDHAFTREQVSRYSRHFLLGEVGEAGQAKLLNSRVLCLGAGGLGSPVAFYLAAAGVGTLGIVDDDVVDLSNLQRQILHTTDRIGMPKVESAKKTIHALNPDVNVVEHRTRLDSANILSIIKDYDIIVDGCDNFPTRYLVNDACVMTGKTNVHGSIFQFEGQVTVFKPGAGPCYRCLFPEPPPPGMAPSCAEAGVLGVLPGLVGCMQALETIKLILGIGEPLIGKIAKLDTLSMDVTMLRLRRDPKCPMCGDAPTIHELIDYEEFCGLRAASPAGAGRNAA
- a CDS encoding histidine phosphatase family protein, translating into MPPEGTPPTILLMRHGETEWNRRRRIMGDLDVPLSDEGRQQCAQAASLLAGWPIHRIVTSPLARAAESAVIVASRLAVDVTTDERLVEVRFGCWQGKTYEEVSLDPRYLAFCEDPVANETPGGETAHIVQQRGLESVATARPGECVLFVTHGDIIRTMLCHFLGAPLAQYRRIRTDNCGLSAVEIRRAAPEVKFVNVLADPERARSHTHWSGRP
- a CDS encoding transketolase, with translation MTSVEQLREIARELRIESLRMIHAAGSGHPGGSLSAAEIVACLYFRILRYQVGRPDDPSRDRFVMSKGHAVPVLYAALAKAGCIAREELKTLRRIDSRLQGHPDHVRLPYIEAATGSLGQGLSVAVGMALAERLDSKNNYRTYCLLGDGELQAGQVWEAAMAAGKFGVGRLTAVVDYNKVQLDGHVRTVMDLEPLAAKFEAFGWNAVQVDGHSVEALLDAFAACEAEAGKPGVIIAHTVKGKGVSFMEDTHAWHGKAPNGEELERALAELEAA
- a CDS encoding glutathione S-transferase family protein, whose product is MTIYDYPGCPFGRKVRIVLAEKELSFDSVQVDLARGQQRSEEFRRLNPFGKVPVLVDESLIVYESSIINEYLNDEYPHEPELMPEDSGERARVRLLVDFADRAFTLPVMALEREAKAADKDEARVHAARDAITKTLAMLERELAGREYLASDFSLADVAFAPALLTLPQVGIQIDPSLANVAAWRSRLLGRPSIGRAAKSAA